A genomic region of Antennarius striatus isolate MH-2024 chromosome 4, ASM4005453v1, whole genome shotgun sequence contains the following coding sequences:
- the LOC137594298 gene encoding tyrosine-protein phosphatase non-receptor type 5-like translates to MIRRLSSSTRSHTEDSIFLRPDEDPVWLDEPTKTEKLGDGVPKKDRLQNCKDATTGGQNPQGEEVFMHKVYTLVIEIHCWAALFVVSQVTGYWVFFVVEGNGPLSSIYKALQVIDFYLGFILPCHPIFGMDSMLLMREVVNTEQHNWIVNGTAGIGVAICVIMVVHMVCKWRYGSGLWSSGTVSQDLGDRRQSVSRQPSFTLSEWTDAQEDLLDMDPVPQTPVFEMGTDIRMEADAATLTVTPVGLQERRGSNVSLTLDMCTPGCTEPYGYGAQLSPRDQSAQEYLRQGTHSLTPAMLHMRAMDDQSLQAEFYETPMNFVDPKEYNYPGLVRKNRYKTILPNTHSRVILKSQDEDDFLSTYINANYLKGYGGEECAYIATQGPTVNTVGDFWRMVWQERTPIIVMITNLEEKNEKCAEYWPEDTVTHEGIEITVLSVTQEDDYSLRVFTLKCGEEERSLKQYWYTSWPDQKTPDKAPPLLELVQEVERAREEAPPSTGPIIVHCSAGIGRTGCFIATSILCKQLRTEGVVDILRTTCQLRLDRGGMIQTCEQYQFVHHVLSLYEKQLSHTAEE, encoded by the exons ATGATCCGCCGGCTGAGCAGCTCCACCCGTTCCCACACTGAGGACTCCATCTTTCTAAGGCCTGACGAGGACCCCGTCTGGCTGGATGAGCCCACAAAGACTGAAAAACTAGGTGATGGCGTCCCTAAAAAAGACAGGCTCCAAAATTGCAAAGATGCAACAACTGGGGGTCAAAATCCACAGGGAGAAGAAGTGTTCATGCACAAAGTGTATACTCTGGTGATCGAGATCCACTGCTGGGCTGCACTATTTGTCGTCTCCCAAGTCACA GGCTACTGGGTGTTTTTTGTGGTAGAAGGAAATGGACCGCTCTCTTCCATCTACAAAGCCCTGCAGGTCATTGACTTCTATCTTGGCTTCATCTTACCCTGCCACCCAATATTTGGAATGGAC TCCATGCTGTTGATGAGGGAAGTTGTAAACACAGAGCAGCACAACTGGATTGTCAATGGAACAGCTGGGATTGGTGTGGCCATCTGTGTTATCATG GTTGTCCATATGGTCTGTAAGTGGCGTTACGGCTCTGGCTTGTGGTCATCAGGGACGGTGTCGCAGGATCTTGGTGATCGGCGGCAGTCTGTGAGCCGCCAACCCTCCTTCACCCTGTCGGAATGGACGGATGCTCAAGAGGATCTGCTGGATATGGACCCAGTGCCACAAACGCCAGTCTTTGAAATGGGCACTGACATCAGGATGGAGGCAGACGCCGCCACTCTCACTGTCACACCAGTGGGACTTCAGGAGAG GAGGGGCTCCAATGTGTCTTTGACCTTGGATATGTGTACACCCGGCTGCACTGAGCCCTATGGCTATGGTGCTCAGCTCTCCCCTAGAGACCAGTCAGCCCAGGAATACCTTCGACAAGGAACACACAGCCTGACCCCCGCCATGCTCCACATGCGAGCCATGGATGACCAGAGTCTACAGGCTGAGTTTTAT GAAACTCCCATGAACTTTGTGGACCCTAAGGAATATAACTATCCAGGGTTGGTGCGAAAGAACCGCTACAAAACCATCTTACCTA acacacacagtagagTGATCCTGAAGTCACAGGATGAAGATGATTTCCTCTCTACCTACATCAATGCTAATTATCTCAAA gGCTATGGGGGTGAAGAGTGTGCATACATTGCCACCCAGGGTCCCACCGTGAACACAGTGGGGGACTTCTGGAGGATGGTGTGGCAGGAGAGAACCCCAATCATAGTGATGATCACTaacctggaggagaagaatgAG AAATGTGCAGAGTATTGGCCAGAGGACACTGTGACCCACGAGGGCATTGAGATCACTGTCCTCTCTGTAACACAGGAAGATGACTACAGTTTGAGGGTGTTTACTTTGAAG TGTGGTGAAGAGGAACGTAGTCTGAAGCAGTACTGGTACACCTCGTGGCCTGATCAGAAGACACCAGACAAGGCGCCACCTCTTCTAGAACTGGTGCAAGAAGTAGAAAGGGCACGGGAGGAAGCCCCTCCCTCCACTGGCCCTATAATCGTTCACTGCAG TGCTGGAATTGGTCGGACTGGCTGCTTCATCGCCACTTCCATCCTGTGCAAGCAGCTGAGGACTGAGGGCGTGGTTGACATCCTGAGAACTACTTGCCAGCTCCGTCTGGACAG GGGTGGGATGATCCAGACATGCGAGCAGTACCAGTTTGTGCATCACGTTCTCAGCCTGTATGAGAAGCAGCTGTCTCACACTGCTGAGGAGTAG